In Tepidisphaeraceae bacterium, a genomic segment contains:
- a CDS encoding DUF6537 domain-containing protein gives MAVDPRFLVESGPEVFTGNELLVKGCLEVEGGLNLMTGYPGSPVAGFFDTMGDLAPLLQKHGVRAFQANNEALAAAALNGSQMAPIRGIIAMKNVGLHVAADALALGNLAGAHPQGGAVVVCGEDPWCDSTQVPADSRFLCEHLRMPVVEPGNGQQVKDWINLSFKLSQSAGLFIGYIITTAHADGGGTAYCKPNQWPTLNTNDKVALETPKIDLNKLLLPPRTWQEELKVPARFETTMKVARELGINRIEYANRGMGVSPMRANRPDDSIGSSGAAEATGDNNDSPTADMHGRDAHATVKAPLGFIVTGMGGPYLRHILADIGLGGHFPILQMGMSYPVDVKLVAEFSQLCDKMIVIEERRSFLEKGIRDEAFHKLSNADAMDLVGRLYGKTFPHDLAGIPDSRGLNPSVLAQYIIPLIKATEEVPPELRNGKLSAELLRLRTASKPKLNVLGASVADHIVPRTPTFCPGCPHRDSSAALLEIRKNFQDPEYMLKNHGTGPVDMVAHGDTGCYTMLMFAPTEQLMHNYSGMGLGAGTGSGIDPFITNKQIVFMGDGTFFHSGQIAISNAIKAGQDITFIILENGTTAMTGHQEHAGTEIDMLGNRSYLQNIEEICRGLAGTSPLTVVKLRPERRSQYKSVLEKTIISDGVKVIIADKECGITYNRTQLKEERKTIKKHGYLPKKTHMNVTPEVCEHCLECTKATACPGLTTVETDYGRKIDTDLTWCTNDGACERVTTSNDYGDSVKPCPSFEQITVVRQRRRRYTLPHMALDKLPDPVAIHDLSAPGSAWRAHMAGVGGMGIGVVNAILVRAGHKQGYRVLFQDKKGLAIRNGGVYSQITFMNDDAAARSTGGPPVSSPASSDQDNHGRAARGTTDLESSVAIPPEHATTGAIPYAKADLLLGIDILEAARAIDPREPFRVAHKDRTCAVLNTHKQPTVFHLLGKSDFDPEQLRQDIFDTCRVEHSYAKNLSELCEQRLGSKQYMNIMMLGVAFQLGLIPVSAHSIAWAIKDSIRRDHRKNLKAFNIGRKLALEPRALPKKPQAETWDQLVTNKVRIIRKSVAFGRNHAMRFEKIVQGAMKQFRDLPEELKYDLTLRIYDLMQYEGATYTKRYLDAVRTVYKRDLASPVADARSFAATQATIWNLAKVMLIKDEPYVAYLLTRFEKKQRDIHKFGVDVSNGDRIVYRHHTSPEFNVGPWRVRLKITTSDWQLNIVRHMKWWRKLPGWHSREVSFREWYFDLLDRVSLAGDAQYAQALRVLKCPEEVSGYREVRYPKMDRAKELVEAELSPVVSDRQSEQKPEVELRAPSRV, from the coding sequence ATGGCGGTAGATCCTCGTTTTCTCGTCGAATCTGGTCCGGAAGTCTTCACCGGCAACGAACTTCTGGTGAAGGGCTGCCTCGAAGTTGAAGGTGGCCTGAACCTCATGACCGGCTATCCCGGTTCCCCGGTCGCAGGCTTTTTCGACACGATGGGCGACCTCGCCCCCCTGCTGCAGAAGCACGGCGTTCGCGCCTTCCAAGCCAACAACGAAGCCCTCGCGGCCGCGGCACTGAACGGCAGCCAGATGGCGCCGATCCGCGGCATCATCGCGATGAAGAACGTCGGCCTGCACGTCGCCGCCGACGCGCTGGCGCTGGGCAACCTCGCCGGGGCGCACCCGCAGGGTGGCGCGGTCGTGGTGTGCGGTGAAGACCCCTGGTGCGACAGCACGCAGGTGCCGGCCGACAGCCGATTCCTGTGCGAACATTTGCGCATGCCCGTCGTGGAACCGGGCAACGGCCAGCAGGTGAAGGACTGGATCAACCTGTCGTTCAAGTTGTCGCAGAGCGCCGGCCTGTTCATCGGTTACATCATCACCACCGCCCACGCCGACGGCGGCGGCACCGCCTACTGCAAGCCCAACCAGTGGCCGACGCTGAACACGAACGACAAGGTCGCGCTGGAGACGCCGAAGATCGATCTGAACAAGCTCCTGCTGCCGCCGCGCACGTGGCAGGAAGAACTGAAGGTGCCCGCCCGCTTCGAAACGACCATGAAGGTCGCGCGGGAACTGGGCATCAACCGGATTGAGTATGCCAACCGTGGCATGGGCGTCTCGCCCATGCGTGCAAATAGGCCGGATGATTCAATTGGTAGCAGCGGCGCGGCCGAAGCGACTGGCGACAATAACGATTCTCCTACTGCTGACATGCATGGGCGAGACGCCCATGCCACGGTAAAAGCCCCGCTGGGCTTCATCGTCACCGGCATGGGCGGGCCATATCTCCGCCATATCCTGGCCGACATTGGCCTGGGTGGGCACTTCCCCATCCTGCAGATGGGCATGAGCTACCCGGTCGACGTGAAGCTGGTGGCCGAGTTCAGCCAGTTGTGCGACAAGATGATCGTGATCGAGGAACGCCGCAGCTTCCTCGAAAAGGGCATTCGCGACGAGGCGTTCCACAAGCTGTCGAACGCCGATGCCATGGACCTCGTCGGCCGGTTGTACGGCAAGACGTTCCCGCACGATCTGGCCGGCATTCCCGACTCGCGCGGCCTGAACCCCAGTGTGCTGGCGCAGTACATCATCCCGCTCATCAAGGCGACCGAAGAGGTGCCGCCGGAACTGCGCAACGGCAAGCTGAGCGCCGAGTTGCTTCGCCTGCGCACCGCCAGCAAACCCAAACTGAACGTGCTGGGCGCCAGCGTGGCGGATCACATCGTCCCCCGCACGCCCACCTTCTGCCCCGGTTGCCCCCACCGCGATAGCTCGGCCGCCTTGCTGGAAATTCGCAAGAACTTCCAGGACCCCGAGTACATGCTGAAAAACCACGGCACCGGCCCGGTCGACATGGTCGCCCACGGCGACACCGGCTGCTACACGATGCTGATGTTCGCCCCCACCGAACAGCTCATGCACAACTACAGTGGCATGGGCCTCGGCGCCGGCACGGGCAGCGGCATCGACCCGTTCATCACCAACAAGCAGATCGTCTTCATGGGCGATGGCACGTTCTTCCATAGCGGCCAGATCGCCATCAGCAACGCGATCAAGGCCGGGCAGGACATCACCTTCATCATCCTGGAGAATGGCACCACCGCGATGACCGGCCACCAGGAACACGCCGGCACCGAGATCGACATGCTCGGCAACCGCAGCTACCTGCAGAACATCGAGGAGATCTGCCGCGGCCTCGCCGGCACGTCGCCGTTGACGGTCGTCAAGCTGCGCCCCGAGCGCCGCTCGCAGTACAAGAGCGTGCTGGAGAAGACGATCATCAGCGACGGCGTGAAGGTGATCATCGCCGACAAGGAGTGCGGCATCACCTACAACCGCACGCAGCTGAAGGAAGAGCGCAAGACGATCAAGAAGCACGGGTATCTTCCCAAGAAGACCCACATGAACGTGACGCCCGAGGTGTGCGAGCACTGCCTTGAATGCACCAAGGCGACCGCTTGCCCCGGTTTGACGACCGTGGAGACCGACTACGGGCGCAAGATCGACACCGATCTTACCTGGTGCACGAACGACGGCGCCTGCGAGCGCGTGACGACCAGCAACGACTACGGCGACAGCGTGAAACCCTGCCCGAGCTTCGAGCAGATCACCGTCGTGCGCCAGCGCCGCCGGCGATACACGCTGCCGCACATGGCGCTCGACAAGCTGCCCGACCCGGTCGCGATCCACGACCTGTCGGCCCCCGGCTCTGCCTGGCGCGCCCACATGGCGGGCGTGGGCGGCATGGGCATCGGCGTCGTCAACGCGATCCTCGTCCGCGCCGGTCATAAGCAGGGCTACCGCGTTTTGTTCCAGGACAAGAAGGGCCTGGCCATCCGCAACGGTGGCGTGTACAGCCAGATCACGTTCATGAACGATGACGCGGCAGCTCGTTCCACGGGCGGCCCGCCCGTGTCTTCGCCGGCCTCGTCAGACCAGGACAATCACGGGCGGGCCGCCCGTGGTACGACGGACCTCGAATCGTCCGTCGCCATTCCACCGGAACACGCGACCACCGGCGCCATTCCCTACGCCAAGGCCGACCTGCTGCTCGGCATCGACATCCTGGAAGCCGCCCGCGCGATTGATCCGCGCGAGCCGTTCCGCGTGGCGCACAAGGATCGCACCTGTGCCGTGCTGAACACGCACAAGCAGCCGACGGTCTTCCACCTGCTGGGCAAGAGCGACTTCGACCCCGAGCAGTTGCGCCAGGACATCTTCGACACCTGCCGCGTGGAACATTCGTACGCGAAGAATTTGTCGGAACTGTGCGAGCAGCGGCTGGGGTCCAAGCAGTACATGAACATCATGATGCTCGGCGTGGCGTTCCAGCTTGGGCTCATCCCCGTGTCGGCCCACAGCATCGCCTGGGCGATCAAGGACAGCATCCGCCGCGACCACCGGAAGAACCTGAAGGCCTTCAACATCGGCCGCAAGCTGGCGCTCGAACCCCGCGCGCTGCCGAAGAAGCCACAGGCCGAGACGTGGGATCAGCTGGTGACGAACAAGGTTCGCATCATCCGCAAGAGCGTCGCCTTCGGGCGCAACCACGCAATGCGCTTCGAGAAGATCGTGCAGGGCGCGATGAAGCAGTTCCGTGACTTGCCGGAGGAACTGAAGTACGACCTGACCCTGCGCATCTACGATTTGATGCAGTACGAGGGCGCGACCTACACCAAGCGCTATTTGGACGCCGTGCGCACCGTGTACAAGCGCGACCTCGCGTCGCCCGTCGCTGACGCCCGCAGCTTCGCCGCGACGCAGGCGACGATCTGGAATTTGGCCAAGGTGATGCTGATCAAGGACGAGCCGTACGTCGCCTACCTGCTGACGCGCTTCGAGAAGAAGCAGCGCGACATTCACAAGTTCGGCGTCGACGTCTCCAACGGTGACCGCATCGTCTACCGGCATCACACCAGCCCCGAGTTCAACGTCGGGCCGTGGCGCGTGCGGCTGAAGATCACCACGAGCGACTGGCAGCTGAACATCGTGCGCCACATGAAGTGGTGGCGCAAGCTGCCCGGCTGGCACAGCCGCGAGGTGTCGTTCCGCGAGTGGTACTTCGATTTGCTGGACCGCGTGAGCCTCGCCGGCGACGCGCAGTACGCCCAGGCCCTGCGCGTGCTGAAGTGCCCCGAAGAGGTCAGCGGCTACCGCGAGGTGCGCTACCCGAAGATGGACCGGGCCAAGGAACTGGTGGAAGCCGAACTGTCGCCGGTGGTATCGGATCGACAGTCGGAACAGAAGCCCGAGGTCGAACTACGCGCGCCGTCGCGGGTTTGA